Proteins co-encoded in one Holophagales bacterium genomic window:
- a CDS encoding PepSY domain-containing protein: MFVAQPLRAAHRFAGLVLVVPLVLWIGTGLLFHVKPGWDEAYESLAAPSPGPLPWERVVFSPAAVKARGLLDPGPVALAPHPSGLVAWFGLRDGRPAAVDGTSGEPIPPASEGAARAFALAAISASRHAKSYGTIVSAQPAEHRSALTGVENPALLFRTSGAKNVLVDRVTGEVSQTGGLNGRIDRLYRIHYLQWTPWKPVNVALVLAASLLVIFIAASGVRLAVTRPSRGPNGNGAPAP; encoded by the coding sequence ATGTTCGTCGCGCAGCCCCTCCGGGCGGCCCATCGGTTCGCCGGCCTCGTCCTCGTCGTGCCGCTGGTCCTCTGGATCGGCACCGGCCTCCTCTTTCACGTGAAGCCCGGCTGGGACGAGGCGTACGAGTCACTCGCGGCGCCATCGCCCGGCCCTCTCCCGTGGGAGCGGGTCGTCTTCTCGCCTGCCGCGGTGAAGGCCAGAGGCCTCCTCGACCCGGGCCCCGTCGCGCTCGCGCCTCATCCGTCCGGCCTCGTGGCGTGGTTCGGTCTCAGGGACGGCCGCCCGGCGGCCGTCGACGGAACGAGCGGCGAGCCGATCCCGCCCGCGAGCGAGGGCGCGGCGCGCGCCTTCGCCCTGGCGGCCATCTCCGCTTCGCGCCACGCGAAGTCCTACGGAACGATCGTCTCGGCGCAACCGGCCGAGCACCGGTCGGCCCTCACGGGCGTCGAGAACCCGGCGCTGCTCTTCAGGACCTCCGGCGCGAAGAACGTCCTCGTCGACCGCGTCACGGGCGAGGTCAGCCAGACCGGTGGCCTGAACGGTCGGATCGACCGCCTCTACCGGATCCACTACCTGCAGTGGACGCCCTGGAAGCCGGTCAACGTCGCGCTCGTCCTCGCCGCGTCGCTCCTCGTCATCTTCATCGCGGCGTCCGGCGTTCGTCTCGCCGTCACACGCCCTTCGAGGGGCCCGAACGGGAACGGCGCACCCGCGCCGTAG
- a CDS encoding response regulator transcription factor produces MRDRGETIQPFELVLESREEGPKKLRCSILSIPGQRPELTTLVHILAETNGAHPDPGNVFARFSGPISHPSLAPLLPPRPTSSPLTKREREVLRLLSEGKKTDEMGEQLFISDVTVRNHIQNILRKLNVHSKLEAVVYAYQNQLI; encoded by the coding sequence ATGCGCGACCGGGGCGAAACGATCCAGCCGTTCGAGCTCGTCCTCGAGTCGCGCGAGGAAGGGCCGAAGAAGCTCCGCTGCTCGATTCTCTCCATTCCGGGCCAGCGCCCCGAGCTGACGACCCTCGTCCACATCCTCGCCGAGACGAACGGCGCCCACCCGGATCCGGGAAACGTCTTCGCCCGATTCTCGGGACCGATTTCACATCCCAGCCTGGCTCCGCTTCTGCCGCCCCGCCCGACCTCCTCGCCCCTCACCAAGCGCGAGCGAGAGGTCCTGCGCCTCTTGTCCGAGGGCAAGAAGACCGACGAGATGGGCGAACAGCTCTTCATCAGCGACGTGACCGTGAGGAACCACATCCAGAACATCCTCCGGAAGCTGAACGTCCACTCGAAGCTCGAAGCGGTCGTCTACGCCTACCAGAACCAGCTGATCTGA
- a CDS encoding 4a-hydroxytetrahydrobiopterin dehydratase produces MSRPLQLSPGEIAGRLESLPGWTLAERALRRDFVFADFSEAFGFMTRVALAAEKLDHHPDWSNRWNRVTVALSTHDAGGITDLDFQLAGVMQRLMKKAE; encoded by the coding sequence ATGAGCCGTCCGTTGCAGCTTTCCCCCGGCGAGATCGCCGGACGCCTCGAGTCCCTGCCCGGCTGGACACTCGCCGAACGCGCCCTCCGGCGCGACTTCGTCTTCGCCGACTTTTCCGAGGCATTCGGGTTCATGACCCGCGTCGCTCTCGCCGCGGAGAAGCTGGACCACCACCCGGACTGGTCGAACAGATGGAACCGCGTCACCGTCGCCCTCTCGACCCACGATGCCGGCGGCATCACGGACCTGGACTTCCAGCTCGCCGGCGTGATGCAGCGCCTGATGAAAAAGGCGGAGTAA